One stretch of Maylandia zebra isolate NMK-2024a linkage group LG13, Mzebra_GT3a, whole genome shotgun sequence DNA includes these proteins:
- the ctu2 gene encoding cytoplasmic tRNA 2-thiolation protein 2, giving the protein MCQVEEDYRGEMERAAAPSVSKKCVKCKEAPAALVIRAGDAYCRLCFKDFFIHKFKAVLGKNRIIFPGEKVLLAVSGGPSSCSMLRQVQEGLSQKANKKLRFVPGVAFVDEGAAIGQSVEERQRTVAELQAVFQATGFPFYILPLEQVLDLPASVVATNPSPSEQPASAYKAAVHHFVETDGSNFPRPQEPKKTLLPRVQESHTLMLQQLLGSVKTLTAREELLNTLRQHLLVHTARTEGYSKLMLGDSCTRLAVKLLTSISLGRGAQLAQDTGFSDSRYGDIILVRPMRDYSAKEVAYYNHLFTVPYVVIPSVDTKTVDKASIQRLTESFVTKLQTDFPSTVSTIYRTSEKLQTACRKRSGADGCDRCLLCLCSLDTAVEAASAFQATLISDQLSGSKCLRGSAAETPRPEPGRPESPPLTAQCCSSAEGRGCGRAGSDGGCCSSAKLPETTRLKSLLCYSCALTVRDMSTVNHLPQYILSEAQRRQRRSQMREEISDFLLDDGDEGN; this is encoded by the exons TGTTTCAAAGAAATGTGTCAAATGCAAAGAGGCGCCTGCAGCTTTGGTCATCAGAGCAGGAGATGCGTACTGCAG GCTCTGTTTCAAAGATTTCTTCATTCACAAGTTCAAAGCTGTGCTCGGCAAGAACAGGATCATTTTCCCCGGAGAGAAG GTCCTGCTGGCTGTGTCCGGAGGCCCTTCTTCCTGTTCAATGCTCAGACAAGTTCAAGAG GGTTTAAGTCAGAAAGCGAACAAGAAGCTGAGATTCGTGCCTGGCGTTGCCTTCGTCGACG AGGGTGCTGCGATAGGTCAGTCGGTGGAGGAGCGACAGAGGACAGTGGCTGAGCTCCAGGCAGTGTTTCAGGCTACTGGTTTCCCCTTCTACATCTTACCTCTGGAGCAG GTGCTGGACCTGCCCGCTTCGGTCGTGGCGACCAATCCGTCGCCCTCAGAGCAACCTGCCAGCGCCTACAAAGCAGCCGTGCATCACTTTGTCGAGACTGACGGCAGCAACTTTCCGAGGCCACAAGAACCAAAGAAGACGCTGCTGCCTCGCGTTCAGGAGTCGCACACGCTgatgctgcagcagctgctcgGTTCAGTTAAAACGCTGACGGCCAGAGAAGAGCTGCTGAACACACTAAG GCAGCATCTGCTGGTGCACACAGCTCGTACAGAGGGCTACAGCAAACTGATGCTGGGAGACAGCTGCACCCGACTGGCTGTTAAACTTCTCACCAGTATATCACTGGGCAGAGGAGCCCAGCTGGCCCAGGACACA GGTTTCTCTGACTCCAGATACGGTGACATCATATTAGTGCGGCCAATGAGAGACTACTCTGCCAAAGAAGTAGCTTACTACAACCATCTGTTCACTGTGCCCTATGTTGTTATTCCAAGTGTGGACACGAAG ACGGTGGATAAGGCCAGCATCCAACGTCTCACAGAGAGTTTTGTCACCAAACTGCAGACAGACTTCCCCTCCACTGTCAGCACCATCTACAG GACCAGTGAGAAGCTGCAGACTGCATGTAGGAAAAGGTCAGGAGCCGACGGCTGTGACCGATGTCTGCTGTGTCTGTGCAGCCTGGATACTGCTGTGG AGGCGGCGTCGGCCTTCCAGGCCACGCTCATATCAGATCAGCTGTCCGGGTCCAAGTGTCTGCGAGGCAGCGCTGCTGAAACCCCGAGGCCAGAGCCAG GGAGGCCGGAGTCGCCGCCTCTCACCGCACAGTGCTGTTCCTCTGCAGAAGGGCGGGGCTGTGGGAGAGCAGGAAGTGATGGAGGCTGCTGTTCTTCTGCTAA ACTACCAGAAACAACACGTCTGAAGAGCCTGTTGTGTTACAGCTGTGCACTGACTGTCAGAGACATG TCGACAGTGAATCACCTCCCTCAGTACATCCTGTCAGAGGCTCAGAGGAGGCAAAGGAG GTCTCAGATGAGAGAGGAGATCAGTGACTTCCTGCTGGACGATGGTGACGAAGGAAATTAG